The following are from one region of the Candidatus Methanomethylicota archaeon genome:
- a CDS encoding PIN domain-containing protein: protein MSYVDTSIIVAALDKLDPRRRLAQEILEMEGDKRVSELVLAELASTLSKREGMLLELSEKVKVRKELTIPAVLLYILRRFKLSYRRVNGYKRVFMIDNLYSPFATAIDISSKFKLKTLDLLHLAYLKTLKEQGEEINEIITADYDFEREKEAIMRELNISVKYCQPLR from the coding sequence ATGAGTTACGTGGATACCAGCATCATTGTAGCGGCTCTCGACAAACTTGATCCTAGACGGAGGTTAGCTCAAGAAATTTTGGAGATGGAGGGGGATAAGAGGGTTTCCGAACTTGTTTTAGCCGAACTTGCCAGCACATTATCTAAGAGGGAGGGCATGTTGCTTGAACTTTCTGAGAAGGTTAAGGTGAGGAAGGAGCTAACAATACCAGCAGTTCTCCTATACATATTGAGGAGGTTTAAATTAAGCTATAGGAGGGTTAATGGTTATAAGAGGGTTTTCATGATCGATAATCTATACTCACCATTCGCAACTGCCATAGATATTTCATCTAAATTTAAATTGAAAACCCTTGACCTACTCCACCTAGCCTACTTGAAAACCTTAAAGGAGCAAGGGGAAGAAATAAATGAAATAATCACAGCAGATTACGACTTTGAAAGGGAGAAAGAAGCCATAATGAGAGAACTAAATATAAGTGTAAAATATTGCCAACCTCTCAGATAA
- a CDS encoding CRISPR-associated protein Csx3, translated as MVGGCGLSLNWLVFDGDTIRFEIPPTQSITYDNLPLAVEEAYRYYVGRKFDVIKVTGRGPIWLYSAIVHTVAHLAKAVAVYDAINGVYVIVASHNPNYKIGQTLN; from the coding sequence GTGGTTGGGGGATGTGGGTTGAGTTTGAATTGGCTTGTTTTTGATGGTGATACGATAAGGTTTGAGATTCCACCAACGCAGAGCATAACTTATGATAATCTTCCATTGGCTGTGGAAGAAGCGTACAGGTATTATGTTGGGAGGAAGTTTGATGTGATAAAGGTGACTGGTAGGGGGCCAATATGGCTTTACAGTGCAATAGTCCATACAGTTGCACATTTAGCTAAAGCAGTTGCAGTGTATGATGCAATAAATGGGGTGTACGTTATAGTTGCAAGCCACAATCCAAACTATAAGATAGGTCAAACATTAAACTAG